The genomic region CAAATGTAACTGAGAAAAAGGAAACTGCTTTTTAAGTGACATTATTTGTGATATAAAGGCCCACAGAAAGATCATTCTCTTATAGATAATAAATTGTACAGTTCAAAATATTGTAGATATATTGCATAAACAATGTTAAAGACACTAAAAAGTCATCCATGAGCTGCCTCATACAAGTGGTCCATCATAATCATTTCCATTGAATGTAAAATGAAGGCTACTCTGAAGTTTATTTCTTGAAAAAATGGCCAATGTATTGAAAAGTAAAATCATCAGAATGCTATTCATTGCAAATAGAAAGATTATATCTTACAGTCTTCAGCTAGGGTTAGAAATAATCTATACACTATGAAATAAGAATATGAGTAAATACAAGCAGAATGTTTGTGAACATTCAGCTTAAAAGTATCACCTATGACAAATTGACTTCTGTGTCAGTAGGGTTGTGTAGTTTCTTACATGGAATACAATAAGCCGCACCTGAAAAGAGTTGATCAGGTAAGCAGAATTTACCAGGAGCACTGCACAAGATCTTCTGTGGATTGATGTGGCGACAAGCAACAGGTTCCAAGTAATTTATGTTCAATTTATGTTATCCAACAGGAGAGCTTAATGATGTCAGACGATAACAGATGAACGTTGATTTCAGATAATAACAGATGAACTTAATCTCCATAGTACATACGGTTATAGTTCTCTGTCTGGATGCTTTAAAAAAAATTCTGTGAATAAGGATTGTTCTTCCAAAACTCTGTTACTAGTGAGTTAATCACTATGGTAATTCTACGAGGCATTTCCTAGGTTAGCGTTTTCCGTTGACTGACGATGAATCTCACATGTAGTCAAACCATTACCCACAGTGTATATGAAAGATATATTTGCCAAATCATTAGCAATTTGAAGAGGTTCCAACGTTTCAACAACATCTTTCATGAGTGGCCTGGATTTAGGATTTTGGCTAAGACAGTGATAGGCCAAGTTTGCAGCTTTCTGAGCTCCCTTTACAGAATATTCTCCCTCCAGCCTAGGGTCAAGTATCTGTAACAACTTCCTTTTGTCATTAAGAAGTGGACGAGCCCACTCAGCCAGGTTGTATTCTCTGCTAGGCCTTGTCTTATCCATTGACCGTCTACCAGTCAGCATTTCAAGTAATACTACACCAAAGCTGTAAACGTCACTTTTGGCTGTCAGATGACCTGTTTATTAAGAAGTAAAGAAATCACTGGGTAGTAGCAGGCAAGTGATTCAAACTTTCATCAAAACGTTATAAGCGAAGAAAGCAAAATAAGTAGCTTGCAAAACCCAGTTGTGATGATAagtgaaataaaataaacacatactGCAGATACGATATGAATAATGTGCAGCTGAATCTAAAATATTACTATCCTACAAGCATACCAGTCATGACATACTCAGGAGCTGCATAACCATATGTACCCATGACACGAGTTGAAACATGAGTCTGGTCACCTTCTGGCCCACCTTTTGCAAGTCCAAAGTCTGATAGCTTTGCCACATAATCCTTCATCAGAAACACAGCAAGATAAGCAGGAGATTCCATTGGCATATAGTACAAGTGGGACTAATGTGATTTTGTGTCCTAAATTTGATTAGTAGATAGTTTTCAACTAGGCCTCTATTAATGCATTAAAACATAGCCACTAAAGACTACAAAGCATTAGACTGAAATTTAGttcatttttatatttaaaatgtttttgaaaatactAACATTGTCGAGCAGAATATTTGATGTCTTAAAATCACGATAGATAACTGGTTTCTCAGCACAATGAAGAAAAGCTAACCCCTTGGCGGCCCCAAGTAAAATCTTCATTCTTGTTGACCAAGAAAGTGGAACAGACATCTCTGTAAGAATCACCAAACAAACAACCAAAAACGAATATGTAACATCAACAAACTCCCGAACAAGCAACTTATTCTAAAGCTTAGGAATTGAGTTTCAGTTCATGAAAGTAAAAGAAAATTAtatcaaaaaatgcaataaaattctTGATTTGTTCTAAAACTATTTTCAGTATTACGATACAAGATAGATTTATACATATTAACCAACTTAACAAAACAGAGACCACTATAAACATGGTTTTCCAGGGGTCATAGAGGTCCCAATTCCCTCTTACTGAGTGAATAGGCTCATGACGATGAGGGTCAGGTTAAATGACCCCATGTGACACAAAGTTCAAACTAGTGCCAACTACTTTCAAATGCCAccagtcatcaatcagatcaagcCAAGTTCAACTAACATTATAAATTAATAATGTAAAACCAGCAGATGAAAGTAAATAGGTGTGATATCGAAATAAACACCATCTAAAATGATTCCAATGTACGAAAAGAATTTTTTCAGAAAATTATATCATCTATATTAGCAAAGTTAAGTGCCTCTATGCATACCATTTGATAATTTTATCATCTATAGCAGCAAAATTTCTCTGTCACTAACTAGATTTTAACTTGAGATGAAGAATTTCCAGGTTTGCCAACGGTTTCAAGTTTTAATCCCAAGAATACTTTACAGTCCACACTTGACACTTGCCCCAGAAAACAAACAAGGAGGTTTGTGATTGAAAATCGATTAAGATTGAAGGAAATTACAAAAGAAACAGGAAAAATATACTTACTTCGAAAAAGATGATTTTCAAGACTTCCTTTAGCCATAAACTCATAAACCAGCAGCCTGTTTTCATCTTCAGAGCAATAGCCAATAAGTTTCACCAAATGAGGATGACTCAACTGTCCCAGAAAAATGACTTCTGCCTGCAACCAACCAAATATGATTATGCGCTGCATTTGGAAGAGAATTAAGATCCTACAAACATCTTAATTAAGAAGGGTTATAAGTTTACCAGCCATTCTTTGTGGCCCTGATGACCTTCTAGATCAAGGACCTTGACAGCAACCGTCTGGGCATTAAGCCCTGGTTTCATGTCCTCATCAATGAAACCCTTGTAAACTCTGCCAAACCCTCCTTCCCCCAACAGAAAATCCGATCTGAAGTTTTTTGTAATGGTTTTAAGCTCATTTAATGTGAAAACATACGCGTTGGAAACAGAATTTCGTCTCAAAACCTCAACCTCTTGTCCGGGTGAAGGGGGGTTATCACTTTGGGTTCTGTCTATTGTAGTTTTCCTATCGGTCGGAGCTGGTAAAGCTGATAAACAACCACAAAAACATAAAAATTACACATTTAAAAGCCTTAATTGAATCAATTCACACATTTAAAAACATACTGTAGATCAACACCCACACTGATCAACGCGACAAACATCAATACCCACATCCAAAAACATGAAATAGTCAACACCCATATGCCTAAAACACAATCAGCAATTGGAAAACAATCCAAATTCAAGTTTTTTTCTGAAATCCAGAGATGCAAAACcaaaaaaaacaattaattaagAAAAGATAAGTGAAACTCACATGGTGGAACGTTGTTCAAGGGGCACTGCTGATCTCCTGTCCAACAGCTTTTAACTAAACTCTGCAAGAAGGTCATTGTTTAGCTGTAAATGAGAGTGCTCTGTACTTGTCCGATTGTCTTCTCAAGCAATCAGACCAAACATTCGATGGCAGAAACAAATGTGTCAGCACATTCCGCACATCGATTTACCATTTATTATTCCGTTCATCTTAGTATAATATAATTGCGTGCATAGTCCGTCATACACACTCGATATTCTCCTAGGGTTATTACACGTTTGCATACGGGCACGATCGAGTGGGAATCCTCTCTATGAAATAGTTTATACATTTGACTACACGATCGAATGGGAATACAATTCCGCCTACCGACCATAAGTGGGATGTTAGGCTGAAGATTTGAGTTATTCTTTGAAGTTATGGGTCCACCTCACTATGTAGGGATGATGTCATCTCGTCATTTTCTTCGATGAGGGTATTGAATGGGTATATATAGAAACACGTTTTGCCCGCGTACAACCTCTGTTTTCCTGACCCTCCCTTTGGACTGGTCTTTTGTTTAGACTTGATGCCCCCTCCAACTGGTTTCTATtcttgattttctttgaatcattTTCCAACACTCTTGAAATCGATTTTAGAAGCTTCTAGACTCAATCATATATGTGATCTTATGTTACAATATTTTGGTTTTATAGTATATTTTAAGAAACAATTGATTCAATTTTGTCCACAGGGATTTTTGGAATCGTCTTGCATGTTTCAATGGAGGAATTTTTGCTTCTTGTGGATTGGTGTCCCCCTAATCTTTGCATCAAGTCTATGAGCAAGGAATTGATCTCGACCCGAAACACCAAAATCCCAACTTGATTACAATTGATTCACTCCCTCTTTGGCTAGGTGTGTTGGCAAGAAAGGAGCAAGTGTAGGCGCACTCATTGAAGAACCTACCACGCTTCACTACAAAGAGATTATAGAGCTTGACATTGAAAAGGCGTCATCTAGAATAGGAGTAAAATAGATGGGCCGCACCTCATCAGCTAGATATGTGTATAGCAAAAGATATATGTAATAGATTATGAGTATGCCAAGAAAGGATAAGGAAGATAGAAGAAATAAAACATAGATAATAAATGAGATGTATACATGACATAATAGAAGATAAAGGACAAgataaatgtattgtgtgtgtgtgtgtgtgtgtgtgtgtgtgtgtgtgtgtgtgagagagagagagagagagagagagagagagctcaaattttaaattttaaattggattaAAAAGGAGGGAAAAGCATGGAAAGTTTTTGATAAACTACAACACTATCAACTTCGTATCTGTCTCGTGATAGGGAGTTAGGCACCAAGGTGATGGAGAATGAAATGGGGAGGATCTCCCAAATGAATCCTTGAATGGATGTGACAAGTAAAGAAGATATCGAATAACTACCATTGGGAAAGATAAAGTAGTAATGTGATCCTAAACCAAACACACCAATGGCCAAAGGAGATAAGACAAATTCAAGAGAAATTAAGCATAAAATAGAACTAAAAAGAAAAGTGAATACAACAAGCCCAAATGGATGCGAAAGAAGGCAAAGATATAATGTTGAAAGAGAAGAGAGATACCAcaaaagattggaaaatgaagaaaagATGAGGAGTGGGCATGCCAAGGTGTGTAACagtgaaagggaaaaagaaaaagaaagcaaaGAGAAAGAATTGAAGACCTCAAAGAAATCAAATTTACGACGGGAAAAGACAAGTCAACCTTTAACCAATTTGGAGAAGAGCACTTATAAATGATTATCAAATATCTAAAAAGTTGTTGTTAGGAGATTGTGGTAGCATAGAGGCTCCATCCCTACTGCAAATTTTCAAAAACTTGACAATCAACTATCAAGTCAGATCTATCAAACATAATAGTTAGATGAATTTCTTAATTTCTTAAAACTCCAAAGGAGGTTCTATCCATTCAAGAAGAATACTTAGAGGAATTAGTTAAAATAAGTATCAATAaattaagaaagaaagaaatagaaaaggataaaaagatTGTGTATAATTTGGGAGAAGAATTATGATCACTAACTAATAAAATATCATTAAcaaacaagaaaatgaaaagatGTTATGAAGAGTCACAACTCTTAGACTAGGATCTATCCCCTATGTTGTATAAGAGTAGAATAATTTCAATTAAGGAAGTACCATATAAAGAAGAGACAAGTAAATAAGAGAGCAAAGTAGCAGATTGGGCAAAGATCTTTGGAGAAGAGTCTTTTGAGGTTAAGTTTGCAAGGGATAAGGGGATAGAACATAAGACCCCTATAGCAAAAAGCATAAAGAAGGAGAAAATAAATAGTTCACCACCGTGCAAACCCAAAAcagagaagaaggaaaccaaaatgGATTCAACCATCAATCTATTAGTGTTCAGGAAAGACATCATAGAGGTTGCGGAGCATATCTTCTCATTGGAGTCACTTTGGGCAAGGCAAGACATTAAGGAAGACAAAATTaagttgatgtcatggaaatggggacaaggcaacaacaaagttcaatgttaataagttagtttcaaccataaaaacaaaacaaagaactaaaaaccattccaaacatatcaaaagatatttcaaaaagcatgaaagaagtttagcaaaataaaagaaaggagaagagcctccctaagatgcttccatgatgcctttcgatgcttctcccttgtttctcccctctctaagtcccaaatgagtgtagctctcagcttttagcactagccatggataccatatggagattcaagatggttgaatatgataagcaaatgctatgcaagtgtagatagtgatgctatgaaaaagctctatgctaatacgagtttaacaacaatactctaatgcttcctttttttgcttgaggagaagggttctatttatagaagaaatggggaaatgaagggttaagattgagcaatcttaacaagggttaggattgaaagatattcaatccatgtgagactttcaacccaatcccatgttgacaagtgtcaccatgaggaggcttgagaggagagataaggagcattaaatgcttgaggggacatgatggttaccctagtcaaagaaataaatgctttgaagagacacatgggttacatgagggttaagttaggggtcaaagtccttaaccatgggtgcaagtggaattaaccattaatggtcatgtaagagccataagtggtttggaagactttagaggttaatttgttgaacacacaaatcattaattgtttttcaaagactttggagtctttgagaagtgactccaatttgcttaggaatatgacaatatttaggggatggattaggttaattaggaaaggtttagaagaatctagaaggggtttaggcatgcaagtggattttgtaggaaaatgcaagtgggaggaattttggtattttcaattaaaataaaatcatttatttcaattaaatggtgtaatttgcatttggataaatattcaaataaatattaatttatttaaatgagaaaaaggaagataaagcattaaaatgtttgaagactttgagggaaaccattaaaggcttgaagactttaagggaagcaattaaagtcttagactttaagggaaaccattaaaggcttaagaagactatagaaggaagccatcaagtttgaagactttaaagccattaagttttgaagactttaagggaaaccattaaaggtttgagaagactctagaaggaagccattaaatttgaagactttaagggaaaccattaaaggtttcaagtgggtgaggataaaggtgatttaaataaatgatttatttaaaatagttgtgcaacttgcatttgtaggaaaatgcaagtgggtggaggataaaggtgatttaaataaatgatttatttaaaatagttgtgcaacttgcatttgtaagaaaatacaagtgggtggaggataaaggtgatttaaataagtgttaatttatttaaatgtgagaggagggattttgggggatttaaataaatattaatttatttaaatgtgagagaagatttaattaaacaaatatgatttatttatttaattaatggtatgaatttggttaagtgaattaaatcaaataaattgaataatttatttaattaatatgagaagagggttaagatgaattaattaaatatattaatttaattaattattgattgatggttaaataatcaaataaatactaaatattcattttaattaagtggatagatttatgtgactacatttgcccctctttgagacggtgcggtttatcgcatcgtttcaaagaaagaaagataggtatgagaaatatgccccagaaatattaatttagtgggtggtatgccccctcgagagatgggccgaaaaatttcaaaaaatcgggcgatctctcgaaaaagaacgagaagtggaggggaggtagaatagaagaaattagcaacaacggtgaaagaatggaagaaaaatagagtgaatatggagaaacaacaagccagcgagtaccttgaggtcatgcaagagatacatagcagatgtagtgtggggtttggattgatgctatacaattgatcaaaattggctggacaatctggtgcaatcggtttaattgccttggtcaagtcaaagcgtgacagttgatgtcagttggtcacttggacatgataaagtctgagtaagtgaatcaaagtgacctgatgtgacttagacaattgatgtaattgctcgatgaagtcaaggtatatgaagcaaaatactcgttaagacgtagacaattgatgtaattgtccattggattgtgtttgattggttgatcaattgatagtgtgtgtgtgtgtgtgtgatggatggttgtgggcaatcatggcaaccccgttgagactaggtcattatgataaatgtctgatgtagtctatgATTActataatcgattacctgttgagacccgaagatacttgatcagagtatctgttgatagtctaggtgtgtgtgagtcgaggtacctatgcagagagagtaacttgcttggcttattggatgatttagcataggaaacacaatccctcctatttagagatggatggtgatgaacgtggcttgattgcaTTGATTGGGAAACGATGTAGGGTaagtgatgctgattatcgagaggGGGAGGGTGATTGGGGGTGGGTCGatattagatagaagaaatggagaacctatgactcgttcctatggaagaagaggaaaatagagtatgcattattatgactatgtatgcatgatatgcaactattatgaatgtatggatgggtggaatgcaacgaaatgcaatatgaGGAAAATAGAgcatgcattattatgactatgtatgcatgatatgcagctattatgaatgtatggttGGGTGGAATgtaacgaaatgcaatatatacagatgagatgagatgacgatccatagtgctctattttcatcattgagctttaaaattttataagaaaatacaagcaacttgacataaagattcaagatgaccagagtatttcttacatggatttgatatagcaagttaatacaagcaacttgatataatagatcaagttgacctgagtattacttgtggaacagacaaggattatctcctttcatgcatgacttggatcgtcctccttgatcttaggctaatcatatcctgagacaagtgcataccgtaataagagataaaacctttatccaatttggatgaggaggaaccaaagaaggagcattatacctgcaacaaacagtatatacataaagaataaagaatatggatccttggtaatggttcatgctcatatggtcaaggtatacgctgtagtcagcaagccgtagtgatctatgactgtatttttgcctatgatcacatagtttagtgaacttcccacgtagacaccattagtacatgccccagaacttcatcggaataatgcaccgaagatacacaaacaatgctgtaggaacctgatataaataactagcccataaatcaaccaagtatttgatagcataaacataattttcttgtcaaagaaaatgtcatcttgtctttgttttggtaaggaaggatgcatccttgttgaagacagttttgagtgttgatgtgattgtgtggtcgattgataagtggtcattttgtggagtatatcacaatgtttgtttggtatctgcgcggatgagtatgtacaatgtgttgccatgttatttattgatttttgatgttttctgatgtttttggattttgttgatttgatttccaatgtttttgatattttggtgattgttttgaatgtttttggattttgaattgttttgaatgttttttggattttgtgagatagttttaaatgaagaactctaatgaatcacaagacaatgtagaatccacttccatcaataggttaaaggcattgcccccagtttttagacatgactataaaaaagcgggatgcaagatgcatgcagtactttcttggatttgtagatttataacaagccatggttgatggatggatggatgtatgtatgaagtagatgtgatcgcaacaagtttgaaagacaatggagccatagccttttatgagtggcgcctgtttgccaggttttcaccatcgcacttacccaaggtgccaccggagtggttgttcaccgtttggatgcatgattttatttatttttactcttttgatgtttttgtattttcttcaggtcatttatctggatgttttcggtatttttgccagtatatatgggagtctgatgctctgtatagcttaggtataaaaccgtttgaggtgcatgctattgattggatctgcgagcggttctccttctgatgtagccaactgatatgccccggacccgaatacagcagtgacaacatatgggcccagccagtttgattcaaacttgccctgatgttctctgtttggttggttgcgaggattctctcgaagaacaagatcacctacctcaaatgtaggaggtctaactcgatgattgtagcttatgctcatgcgctactgataggctttgagatgattgtatgcagcttgtcgcttctcatcaagtaattctaagtcttggaggcgtgagactctgtacgcttcatcatctattagattatgcaaggaaacccgtagtgatggtatttcaacctcaataggtaagatagcttcgatgccatagaccaatgagtagggagttgtgcctataggggttcgaatgctagttcgatatgcccatagtgctggattcagttgaacatgccaatcacggccagcatcattgactatcttctttaggatcctcaatatgtttttattggatgcttcagcctgaccattgccttgtgggtagtagggagtggaaaagcggtgttggatatgaaatttctcacaaagttcacggacatcctgatttttgaaaggaagaccattatctgtgatgatggacatgggtacaccataccggcagatgatgtagttgaagatgaatgaggcgatctgcttgccagtgacttgggtaagtggaacagcttcaatccactttgtgaaatattcggtggcggtaataatgaatttatggccattggatgaagatggatgaatcttacccacaaggtcaaggccccattgacaaaaaggccatggtgttgtgattggttgtagttcctgggctggtgcatgtatcaggtcgccatgaacttgacattttttgcattttctgacaaagtagtaggaatctttttccatagatggccaatagtatccattgcacaagagtttcttggctagtgacggaccacttgagtgagtcctgcaaattccttcatggacttcttccaaagcctttgttatctcaccttgttccagacatcgaaggagagtaccatcaagactgcggcggtatagggtttcagcaataatggtatatcgaccagtttggcgaatgaaggttttacgttggttattcgattggttgggaggaagggtgtgatcgtggagataggtgtagaactcaccataccatggggattcagaaccgacaaggcgacatatcatttcggattcgaggatatcataagcgggaatccaaagctgttctaccaagaacttgtagcatgttgaattctgtggaagatctaggagagatgtgatggtagccatagcatcagcaactcgattctgatctcttggtatctgctcaaaagtgatagtagtaaatgatgtccttagattgtccaccatttgcttatatggtatgagtttatcatccttggtctgatattcatctgttgcttgtcgaatgaccagttgggagtcaccatatacttgtagttcttgtaac from Cryptomeria japonica chromosome 3, Sugi_1.0, whole genome shotgun sequence harbors:
- the LOC131070778 gene encoding probable serine/threonine-protein kinase PBL8, with the protein product MTFLQSLVKSCWTGDQQCPLNNVPPSLPAPTDRKTTIDRTQSDNPPSPGQEVEVLRRNSVSNAYVFTLNELKTITKNFRSDFLLGEGGFGRVYKGFIDEDMKPGLNAQTVAVKVLDLEGHQGHKEWLAEVIFLGQLSHPHLVKLIGYCSEDENRLLVYEFMAKGSLENHLFRKMSVPLSWSTRMKILLGAAKGLAFLHCAEKPVIYRDFKTSNILLDNDYVAKLSDFGLAKGGPEGDQTHVSTRVMGTYGYAAPEYVMTGHLTAKSDVYSFGVVLLEMLTGRRSMDKTRPSREYNLAEWARPLLNDKRKLLQILDPRLEGEYSVKGAQKAANLAYHCLSQNPKSRPLMKDVVETLEPLQIANDLANISFIYTVGNGLTTCEIHRQSTENANLGNAS